The sequence AAAAAAGCAGCTCACATTTTTGTGATCTGCTTTTTTTAATAAAAAATTAAATTATAAAATCTAACAAGCTCATCTTGAGTATTTTTATAAATATGTTCCCTATCAGCTAAAAATTTTATAGATTGTCCTTTTGATAATAGAAAAACTTGGTTTTCAACATGAAGTTCTAAGGTTCCTTCACTCATAATTATATACTCTTCTACGCCAGAGTTATGAGGTTGAGATACATGATTACACCCTTTTTTTAATTCAATTGTTAAAATCTCAAATTTTTTATTACTATCAAATGGAAATATAGGATATAGTTTCATAAGATTGTTGCTTTCTAGAATAGGAGATATATTCTTTTCATCAACTATAGTTAACTCCTCTTCCTCCCCTTCAATAAAAAAAGAGAAAGAAACTTTTAAAGCTGTAGATATTTTCCAAAGAGTAGAAACTGTTGGATTAGATTTTCCATTTTCAATTTGAGAAAGCATAGCTTTACTAACCCCTGTTTGTAAAGAGAGTTCTTCTAAACTTAAATTCTTATCTTTTCTTAATCTATTTAAACGTTGACCAATTAAAATATTTAGATTTTCCATATAATCACACACCTTATTTATTATTCACTCTAAAGAATAACAGTTTAGAAAAAAAAATACAACATAAAAAAAATCGTTATATTAAAAAAAAATATGTTATAATGAAAAAAGAGGTGATTATAGAGTGAAAATATATTATGTTATTAGAGTTTTAAAAAATGGTATAAAAGAAAAAGTATTTGAAGGAACTT is a genomic window of Cetobacterium somerae ATCC BAA-474 containing:
- a CDS encoding helix-turn-helix domain-containing protein, translating into MENLNILIGQRLNRLRKDKNLSLEELSLQTGVSKAMLSQIENGKSNPTVSTLWKISTALKVSFSFFIEGEEEELTIVDEKNISPILESNNLMKLYPIFPFDSNKKFEILTIELKKGCNHVSQPHNSGVEEYIIMSEGTLELHVENQVFLLSKGQSIKFLADREHIYKNTQDELVRFYNLIFY